A region of Chelonoidis abingdonii isolate Lonesome George chromosome 8, CheloAbing_2.0, whole genome shotgun sequence DNA encodes the following proteins:
- the TYW2 gene encoding tRNA wybutosine-synthesizing protein 2 homolog isoform X1 yields the protein MFSSLLGSDKMDAKDLNSGPISVLITESQFAQLFREYLERERVLDVRHRVQKLLDGTVALPVLGEKLTEQQLQELRESLPPEKTCTLTWVQNPIPSKAARDQSPARKLCRELQHLVSASGGRWSDELEDDLPRSWQRHGDLILLSEDSFRAALWKELGPELWETVASALDARRIAKQGRISPDGVRSPTVTLLLGQDGWVEHVDNGIRYTFDVTRCMFSPGNITEKLRVASLPCAGEVLVDLYAGIGYFTLPYLIHAGAAFVHACEWNPHALEALRKNLELNGVQDRCQIHQGDNRQLELRDVANRVNLGLLPSSEEGWPIACQLLRKGTGGILHIHQNVESFPGKAHLHSGHLEEQQLQQCPEQAVSNRQEDKMGHRSPKDADIMDSGRETQAAATRAKWQRWAETTGIRIRVLLQQLHGKPWRTNILHIEPVKSYAPHVYHIVLDLECRPLS from the exons ATGTTTTCTTCTCTTCTAGGTTCTGACAAGATGGATGCAAAGGATTTGAATTCTGGTCCTATCTCTGTACTTATTACTGAGTCACAGTTTGCCCAGCTGTTCAG GGAGtatttggagagagagagggttctGGATGTCCGCCATCGTGTGCAAAAGCTGCTGGATGGCACAGTGGCATTGCCTGTGCTGGGAGAGAAACTCacggagcagcagctgcaggagctgcgGGAGAGCCTGCCCCCTGAGAAGACATGCACACTGACGTGGGTTCAG AACCCCATTCCCTCGAAGGCAGCACGAGACCAGTCACCTGCCCGGAAGctgtgcagggagctgcagcaTTTAGTGTCAGCCTCTGGGGGCAGGTGGTCAGATGAGCTGGAGGACGATCTCCCTCGTTCCTGGCAGCGGCACGGAGACCTCATCCTGCTGAGCGAGGACAGCTTCAGGGCTGCATTGTGGAAGGAGTTGG GACCAGAGCTCTGGGAAACAGTTGCTTCTGCTCTGGACGCCCGACGCATAGCCAAACAAGGGCGAATATCGCCGGATGGAGTACGATCCCCGACAGTGACCCTGTTGCTGGGGCAGGATGGCTGGGTGGAGCATGTGGACAATGGAATCAG ATATACATTCGATGTGACCAGGTGCATGTTCTCTCCTGGAAACATCACAGAGAAGCTGCGGGTGGCGTCGCTGCCATGTGCTGGGGAAGTGCTAGTGGATCTCTATGCAG GGATTGGCTATTTCACGCTACCGTACCTGATTCACGCCGGTGCTGCCTTTGTCCATGCCTGTGAGTGGaacccccatgctttggaggcCCTGAGAAAGAACCTGGAGCTGAATGGCGTGCAGGATCGGTGTCAGATCCACCAAGGGGATAACAGGCAG CTGGAGCTTCGAGACGTGGCCAACAGGGTGAATCTggggctgctccccagctcagaggAAGGCTGGCCTATCGCCTGCCAGCTTTTGCGGAAGGGCACAGGGGGCATTCTCCACATCCACCAGAACGTGGAGTCCTTCCCAGGAAAGGCTCATTTGCATAGTGGCCActtggaggagcagcagctgcagcaatgTCCAGAACAAGCTGTATCCAACAGGCAGGAGGACAAAATGGGCCACAGGAGCCCAAAAGATGCTGACATCATGGATTCTGGGAGGGAGACCCAGGCGGCTGCGACCAGGGCCAAGTGGCAGAGGTGGGCAGAGACCACGGGAATTCGTATCAGGGTTCTGCTTCAGCAGCTACATGGGAAGCCTTGGAGGACAAACATTCTGCACATTGAGCCAGTGAAATCGTACGCACCCCATGTGTATCACATAGTCTTGGATCTGGAGTGCCGCCCCCTCTCTTAG
- the TYW2 gene encoding tRNA wybutosine-synthesizing protein 2 homolog isoform X2, with product MDAKDLNSGPISVLITESQFAQLFREYLERERVLDVRHRVQKLLDGTVALPVLGEKLTEQQLQELRESLPPEKTCTLTWVQNPIPSKAARDQSPARKLCRELQHLVSASGGRWSDELEDDLPRSWQRHGDLILLSEDSFRAALWKELGPELWETVASALDARRIAKQGRISPDGVRSPTVTLLLGQDGWVEHVDNGIRYTFDVTRCMFSPGNITEKLRVASLPCAGEVLVDLYAGIGYFTLPYLIHAGAAFVHACEWNPHALEALRKNLELNGVQDRCQIHQGDNRQLELRDVANRVNLGLLPSSEEGWPIACQLLRKGTGGILHIHQNVESFPGKAHLHSGHLEEQQLQQCPEQAVSNRQEDKMGHRSPKDADIMDSGRETQAAATRAKWQRWAETTGIRIRVLLQQLHGKPWRTNILHIEPVKSYAPHVYHIVLDLECRPLS from the exons ATGGATGCAAAGGATTTGAATTCTGGTCCTATCTCTGTACTTATTACTGAGTCACAGTTTGCCCAGCTGTTCAG GGAGtatttggagagagagagggttctGGATGTCCGCCATCGTGTGCAAAAGCTGCTGGATGGCACAGTGGCATTGCCTGTGCTGGGAGAGAAACTCacggagcagcagctgcaggagctgcgGGAGAGCCTGCCCCCTGAGAAGACATGCACACTGACGTGGGTTCAG AACCCCATTCCCTCGAAGGCAGCACGAGACCAGTCACCTGCCCGGAAGctgtgcagggagctgcagcaTTTAGTGTCAGCCTCTGGGGGCAGGTGGTCAGATGAGCTGGAGGACGATCTCCCTCGTTCCTGGCAGCGGCACGGAGACCTCATCCTGCTGAGCGAGGACAGCTTCAGGGCTGCATTGTGGAAGGAGTTGG GACCAGAGCTCTGGGAAACAGTTGCTTCTGCTCTGGACGCCCGACGCATAGCCAAACAAGGGCGAATATCGCCGGATGGAGTACGATCCCCGACAGTGACCCTGTTGCTGGGGCAGGATGGCTGGGTGGAGCATGTGGACAATGGAATCAG ATATACATTCGATGTGACCAGGTGCATGTTCTCTCCTGGAAACATCACAGAGAAGCTGCGGGTGGCGTCGCTGCCATGTGCTGGGGAAGTGCTAGTGGATCTCTATGCAG GGATTGGCTATTTCACGCTACCGTACCTGATTCACGCCGGTGCTGCCTTTGTCCATGCCTGTGAGTGGaacccccatgctttggaggcCCTGAGAAAGAACCTGGAGCTGAATGGCGTGCAGGATCGGTGTCAGATCCACCAAGGGGATAACAGGCAG CTGGAGCTTCGAGACGTGGCCAACAGGGTGAATCTggggctgctccccagctcagaggAAGGCTGGCCTATCGCCTGCCAGCTTTTGCGGAAGGGCACAGGGGGCATTCTCCACATCCACCAGAACGTGGAGTCCTTCCCAGGAAAGGCTCATTTGCATAGTGGCCActtggaggagcagcagctgcagcaatgTCCAGAACAAGCTGTATCCAACAGGCAGGAGGACAAAATGGGCCACAGGAGCCCAAAAGATGCTGACATCATGGATTCTGGGAGGGAGACCCAGGCGGCTGCGACCAGGGCCAAGTGGCAGAGGTGGGCAGAGACCACGGGAATTCGTATCAGGGTTCTGCTTCAGCAGCTACATGGGAAGCCTTGGAGGACAAACATTCTGCACATTGAGCCAGTGAAATCGTACGCACCCCATGTGTATCACATAGTCTTGGATCTGGAGTGCCGCCCCCTCTCTTAG